A region from the Indicator indicator isolate 239-I01 chromosome 4, UM_Iind_1.1, whole genome shotgun sequence genome encodes:
- the PLEKHH1 gene encoding pleckstrin homology domain-containing family H member 1 — protein MINFTMAELTVESGSCMDWQKRCLALESQLFKFRLQASKIRELLAEKMQELEQRVIEAEQRAEDAEKQVRVMEEKIKLTNVKTSEFDSTLHRKYQELMGIVQRKEDLINRLETQLAKQKQLRTEEAKIVQEKAAKIKEWVTFKLRELELENYHLKNCNQKLTEQIEALRDTLQDMAIIPPFESLWSCNSLKSGAFPSFAEKIDQKSVLLTPGFRPAKHVFSTGNIVLANDTFTEDEEDKSLLSQSTLKLMSDPSSWNLSTEKDVFPPVSSEHGLGCSDPTPLGPPASATRILEALTFQSSLEGNRSTVSTLQQAALDGTHFSDDLSASFHSHWLESSSSGKIMTMLEGHLQTAEPPLVVSTSAATAHSLCPGRERGLGSSMTFPKIRTPNTPRDSIQLAKRHYSQPQPGANSFHRVMSLEASTFQTITDSAVCHGQVKETDIDDDGVLEKMETEHGLVYEEVGTCEEINHLFAGQREAGNSEAGILDPGGKPPTPPLHRLPSWESRIYAVAKSGMRLSEVATVNDTSSCLSNFSCSPSGPFTCLIYRNVTVPVYTTLKGKATQISNVPFLDESSGSDDDCGSHASFRNSTAGSENRKASMPGSPRAVKRGVSMSSLSSESDYAIPPDAYSLDGDYSEPEHKLQRTSSYSTDGGICTEPMEKSGYLLKMGSQVKMWKRRWFVLRNRQIMYYKSPSDVIRKPQGQMELNSSCQIVRGEGSQTFQLVTEKRTFFLTADSPNILEEWIHVLQSILRVQVTSPVGVPHSDAKPTVKGWLTKVKHGHSKLVWCALIGKTFYYYRNHEDKCPLGHLPMRESKVEEVDRSCDSDEDYEATGGGLLSSHCTLVIHPQDQSPTYLLIRTKQEKNTWLYHLTVAAGSSNATVGTSYEQLIGKLLDAEGDPNSPLWKHPILCYSKDGLHTSLTTLPSEALQTEALKLFKSCQLFINVPVEASSIDYHVSLAQTALQVCLTHTELQNEIYCQLVKQTSCRQPQNHSVIQCWQLLALCAPLFLPQHHFLWYIKQHFQRHADPRSEIGKYAIYCQRSVDRTVQTGEREAKPSRMEIVSILLRNPYHHSLPFSIPVHFMNGTYQVVGFDGSSTVDEFIQRLNQETGMRKPSHMGFSLFTDDPSGKNLEHCLQGNMKICDAISKWEQALKELHPGKYEGGTRIVKLTYKNRLYFRSQAKGETDRERLLLAFQVSNEIANGRFPVNKELALEMVALMAQVEYGDLDRPGSSSPAGTSPSKMQHLLHQVLDKFYPKCYKQNITPEQLRQLADRLATKWMVLQGCSPPECIRIYLTVARKWPLFGTKIFAAKPVLPSLLEEYPVWIAVNEDGISILDYNTMHLKVSYSYSSVLTFGGCREDFMIVVSQMKERSSGKNSTEKLLFTMAIPKIVEATLLIASYINFHSTPSLLSSTQPCQNKAPANKLWETESRCFFPSVPRSTKGPTLL, from the exons ATGCAGGAATTGGAACAGAGAGTGATAGAAGCAGAGCAAAGagctgaggatgcagagaagcag GTTAGAGTTATGGAAGAGAAGATAAAGCTAACCAATGTGAAGACAAGTGAATTCGACAGCACTCTGCACAGGAAATACCAGGAACTGATGGGCATAGTGCAAAGAAAGGAAGATCTGATCAACAGATTGGAGACACAGCTAGCAAAACAG AAACAGTTGAGGACTGAGGAAGCCAAAATTGTTCAAGAGAAAGCCGCCAAGATCAAAGAGTGGGTAACATTTAAGCTGAGAGAG CTTGAGCTAGAAAATTACCACCTGAAAAACTGTAATCAGAAGCTGACGGAGCAAATTGAAGCCCTTCGGGATACATTGCAAG ATATGGCCATCATTCCTCCCTTTGAATCCCTTTGGAGCTGTAATTCTCTGAAGTCTGGAGCATTTCCCTCTTTTGCTGAGAAGATAGACCAGAAATCTGTGCTCCTTACACCTGGTTTCAGGCCTGCCAAACATGTCTTCTCTACAGGAAACATAGTCCTTGCCAATGACACCTTTACTGAGGATGAAGAGGATAAATCTCTGCTTTCCCAGAGCACACTGAAGCTTATGTCTGACCCATCaagctggaatctctccacagagaaagatgtATTCCCACCCGTAAGTTCTGAACATGGATTAGGATGTTCTGACCCCACACCATTGGGCCCTCCAGCCTCAGCCACAAGAATCCTTGAGGCTTTGACTTTCCAGTCATCTTTGGAAGGAAACCGTAGCACTGTGAGCACCTTGCAACAAGCAGCTTTAGATGGCACTCACTTTTCTGATGATTTGAGTGCCAGTTTCCACTCCCACTGGCTGGAATCTTCTTCCTCAGGAAAAATAATGACCATGCTTGAAGGCCATCTTCAGACAGCTGAGCCACCGCTGGTTGTGTCAACATCAGCTGCTACAGCACATTCCCTCTGTCCAGGGAGGGAACGTGGCCTTGGCAGTAGTATGACTTTTCCAAAAATACGAACTCCCAATACACCAAGAGACAGTATCCAACTAGCCAAGAGACATTacagccagccacagccagggGCTAATTCTTTCCATCGTGTAATGAGCTTAGAGGCTAGCACCTTCCAGACCATAACAGACTCTGCAGTCTGCCATGGGCAAGTGAAGGAGACAGACATCGATGATGATGGGGTACTAGAGAAGATGGAGACAGAACATGGCCTGGTGTATGAAGAAGTTGGAACATGTGAAGAAATCAACCACTTATTTGCAGGACAAAGAGAAGCTGGGAATTCTGAGGCTGGCATACTTGATCCAGGAGGTAAACCACCCACACCACCGCTACACAGACTGCCATCATGG GAGAGTCGAATCTATGCTGTGGCCAAATCTGGCATGAGGTTGTCTGAAGTGGCCACAGTGAATGATACTTCCAGCTGCT TATCCAATTTCTCATGTTCACCTTCTGGGCCATTTACCTGTCTGATCTACAGAAATGTCACAGTGCCAGTCTACACTACGCTGAAGGGG aaaGCCACTCAGATCAGCAATGTGCCTTTCTTAGATGAGTCTTCAGGCTCTGATGATGACTGTGGCTCCCATGCCAGCTTCCGGAATTCTACAGCTGGATCTGAGAACAGGAAAGCTAGCATGCCAGGCAGCCCTCGTGCAGTGAAGAGAG GTGTATCTATGTCCTCACTGAGCTCTGAGAGTGACTATGCCATCCCTCCTGATGCCTACTCCTTGGATGGTGACTATTCAGAGCCAGAACACAAGCTACAGCGAACATCCTCCTATTCCACTGACGGTGGAATCTGCACT GAGCCCATGGAAAAATCAGGTTACTTGCTGAAGATGGGAAGCCAGGTGAAGATGTGGAAGAGACGATGGTTTGTTCTAAGAAACAGACAAATAATGTACTACAAGTCCCCG aGTGATGTCATCCGCAAACCACAAGGGCAGATGGAGCTGAATTCCTCCTGCCAAATTGTCAGAGGTGAAGGGTCCCAAACATTCCAG CTTGTGACAGAAAAGAGAACCTTCTTCTTGACAGCAGACTCTCCCAACATCCTGGAGGAATGGATTCATGTCCTTCAGAGTATTCTGAGAGTGCAAGTGACCAGTCCTGTTGGTGTTCCTCACAGTGATGCAAAACCTACTGTGAAAGGTTGGCTCACCAAG GTCAAGCATGGTCACTCTAAGCTGGTCTGGTGTGCACTGATTGGAAAAACTTTCTACTATTATCGAAATCATGAAGATAAG TGTCCCCTAGGGCATCTGCCTATGCGTGAGTCCAAAGTGGAAGAAGTAGACCGTTCCTGTGACTCTGATGAAGATTATGAAGCCACAGGTGGAGGACTTCTCTCATCCCATTGTACATTGGTGATTCACCCACAGGACCAGAGTCCCACATACTTACTTATTCGCACCAAACAGGAAAAG AACACCTGGCTGTACCATCTGACTGTAGCAGCTGGTAGCAGTAATGCCACAGTGGGTACATCGTATGAACAACTCATTGGAAAACTATTGGACGCAGAGGGAGACCCTA ACTCTCCTCTCTGGAAACATCCTATCTTGTGCTACAGTAAAGATGGGTTGCACacatccctcaccactctgccATCTGAAGCTCTACAGACTGAAGCTCTGAAACTCTTTAAG TCCTGTCAGCTGTTCATCAATGTCCCTGTGGAGGCATCTTCTATTGATTACCATGTGTCACTTGCCcagacagcactgcaggtcTGCTTAACACATACCGAACTGCAGAATGAAATTTACTGCCAGCTTGTTAAACAGACCAGCTGCCGACAGCCCCAGAACCACTCAGTCATTCAG TGCTGGCAACTCCTGGCTTTGTGTGCTCCTCTATTCTTGCCTCAACATCACTTCCTCTGGTACATCAAACAGCACTTTCAGCGACATGCAGATCCCAG GAGTGAAATAGGCAAGTATGCCATCTACTGCCAGAGATCAGTAGACCGCACTGTACAGACTGGCGAGCGGGAAGCCAAGCCCTCCCGGATGGAGATTGTATCCATCCTGCTAAGAAATCCATACCATCACTCACTCCCCTTCAGCATTCCTGTGCACTTCATGAATGGAACCTACCAG GTTGTAGGTTTTGATGGTTCCTCAACAGTTGATGAATTCATCCAGCGACTCAACCAGGAGACAGGAATGAGGAAGCCATCCCACATGGGATTTTCTTTGTTCACAGATGATCCTTCTGGCAAGAATTTGGAACATTGTCTGCAGGGCAACATGAAG atctgTGATGCCATTTCTAAATGGGAACAAGCCTTAAAAGAATTGCATCCCGGGAAATATGAAGGTGGCACAAGAATTGTGAAGTTGACCTATAAGAACAG GCTCTATTTTCGGAGCCAGGCCAAAGGAGAGACAGACCGTGAGCGGTTGCTGCTGGCCTTCCAAGTCAGCAATGAAATTGCCAATGGAAGGTTTCCTGTTAATAAGGAATTAGCTCTGGAAATGGTGGCTCTGATGGCTCAG GTGGAATATGGGGATTTGGATCGaccaggatcatcaagtcctgcGGGAACGTCACCATCAAAAATGCAGCATCTTCTCCACCAGGTCTTAGACAAATTCTACCCAAAATGCTACAAGCAAAACATTACTCCTGAACAGCTCAG GCAACTGGCTGACAGGCTGGCAACAAAGTGGATGgtgctgcagggatgctctCCACCAGAATGCATTCGCATTTATTTGACAGTGGCCCGGAAATGGCCTCTCTTTGGAACCAAAATATTTGCTGCTAAG cCTGTTTTACCTTCCTTGTTGGAAGAGTATCCAGTCTGGATAGCTGTGAATGAAGATGGTATCAGCATACTGGATTATAACACTATG CACTTGAAGGTCTCTTATTCATACTCCTCTGTGCTGACCTTTGGAGGCTGTCGAGAAGACTTCATGATTGTAGTCAGTCAAATGAAAGAAAGGAGCTCTGGAaaaaacagcactgaaaaacTCCTTTTCACAATGGCAATTCCAAAG aTTGTTGAAGCAACACTTCTTATTGCCAGTTATATTAACTTCCACTCAACGCCTTCCCTCCTGTCTTCTACACAGCCCTGCCAAAACAAGGCACCAGCTAACAAGCTATGGGAGACTGAAAGTCGctgctttttcccttctgtgccCCGAAGCACTAAGGGGCCCACCCTGCTCTGA